A section of the Triticum dicoccoides isolate Atlit2015 ecotype Zavitan chromosome 7A, WEW_v2.0, whole genome shotgun sequence genome encodes:
- the LOC119329678 gene encoding pentatricopeptide repeat-containing protein At1g11290, chloroplastic-like, translated as MLCSASSPPPPAGGHAAADHHARLRSAAARSDLPGALAAFAAMSTSASASPVLRTFTSLLKLCAARADLATGRAVHAQLAARGLSAESLAATALANMYAKCRRPGDARRVFDRMPVRDRVAWNALVAGYARNGLTGAAMEMVVRMQEEDGERPDSVTLVSVLPACADAQALGACREVHGFAVRAGFDELVNVSTAILDVYCKCGAVEVARAVFDRMPDKNSVSWNAMIKGYAENGDATEALALFKRMVGEGVDVTDVSVLAALHACGELGYLDEGRRVHELLMRIGLESNVSVMNALITMYSKCRRTDLAAQVFDEVRYKTRISWNAMILGCTQNGRSEDAVRLFSRMQLKNVKPDSFTLVSVIPALADISDPLQARWIHGYSIRMHLDQDVYVLTALIDMYAKCGRVSIARSLFNSARERHVITWNAMIHGYGSHGFGKVAVELFEEMKSSGRVPNETTFLSVLSACSHAGLVDEGRKYFSSMKEDYGLEPGMEHYGTIVDLLGRAGKLDEAWSFIQKMPTDPGISVYGAMLGACKLHKNVELAEESAQRIFELGPDEGVYHVLLANIYANASMWKDVARVRTAMEKKGLQKTPGWSIVQLKNEIHTFYSGSTNHQQAKDIYARLAKLIEEIKAVGYMPDTDSIHDVEDDVKAQLLNTHSEKLAIAYGLIRTSPGTTIQIKKNLRVCNDCHNATKLISLVTGREIIMRDIQRFHHFKDGKCSCGDYW; from the coding sequence ATGCTGTGCTCGGCCTCGTCGCCGCCTCCTCCCGCCGGCGGGCATGCCGCCGCCGACCACCACGCGCGCCTGAGGTCCGCGGCCGCGCGCTCCGACCTGCCGGGCGCGCTCGCCGCCTTCGCCGCCATGTCCACCTCCGCGTCCGCCAGCCCCGTCCTCCGCACCTTCACTTCCCTCCTCAAGCTCTGCGCGGCGCGCGCCGACCTCGCGACCGGCCGCGCCGTCCACGCGCAGCTCGCCGCGCGGGGGCTCTCCGCGGAGTCCCTCGCCGCCACGGCGCTGGCCAACATGTACGCCAAGTGCCGCCGGCCGGGCGACGCGCGCAGGGTGTTCGACCGTATGCCCGTGCGGGACCGCGTCGCCTGGAACGCGCTCGTGGCCGGGTACGCGCGGAACGGGCTCACCGGGGCCGCCATGGAGATGGTCGTCCGGAtgcaggaggaggacggggagCGGCCCGACTCCGTCACGCTCGTGTCTGTGCTGCCCGCCTGCGCCGACGCCCAGGCGCTCGGGGCCTGCCGCGAGGTGCACGGGTTCGCGGTCCGCGCTGGCTTCGACGAGCTCGTCAATGTCTCCACGGCGATCCTTGACGTGTACTGCAAGTGCGGGGCGGTTGAGGTTGCCAGGGCTGTCTTTGATCGGATGCCGGATAAGAACTCTGTTTCTTGGAATGCCATgatcaaggggtatgctgagaatgGGGATGCTACTGAGGCTCTCGCGCTGTTCAAGAGGATGGTGGGGGAGGGCGTTGATGTGACGGATGTATCTGTGCTGGCAGCATTGCACGCCTGTGGTGAGCTTGGGTATCTTGATGAGGGGAGACGTGTCCATGAGCTACTCATGAGAATTGGGCTGGAGTCAAATGTGTCGGTGATGAATGCGCTGATCACCATGTACTCCAAGTGCAGGAGGACCGACCTCGCTGCCCAGGTTTTCGATGAGGTGCGCTACAAGACACGGATCTCCTGGAACGCCATGATCCTCGGGTGCACACAGAATGGAAGGTCAGAAGATGCAGTCAGGCTCTTCTCTAGGATGCAGCTAAAAAATGTGAAGCCTGATTCGTTCACTCTCGTCAGTGTCATTCCTGCACTTGCCGACATCTCAGATCCACTGCAGGCAAGATGGATCCATGGTTACTCTATCAGGATGCACCTAGATCAGGATGTGTATGTTCTGACAGCCCTTATTGACATGTACGCAAAATGCGGCCGTGTCAGTATAGCTAGAAGTCTCTTCAACTCAGCAAGGGAGAGGCATGTTATCACATGGAATGCGATGATCCATGGGTACGGCTCACATGGTTTTGGCAAGGTTGCAGTTGAGCTGTTTGAAGAGATGAAAAGTTCTGGCAGAGTGCCCAACGAGACGACATTCCTTTCGGTCCTCTCGGCATGCAGTCATGCTGGTTTGGTTGATGAAGGGCGGAAATATTTTTCGAGCATGAAGGAGGACTATGGGCTTGAACCTGGGATGGAGCACTATGGTACCATCGTGGATCTTCTTGGCCGAGCTGGGAAGCTAGATGAAGCATGGTCTTTTATCCAAAAGATGCCTACGGATCCTGGCATTAGTGTTTACGGTGCAATGTTAGGCGCTTGCAAGTTGCACAAGAATGTGGAATTGGCAGAAGAATCAGCGCAGAGGATCTTTGAGCTagggccagatgaaggtgtgtatcATGTCCTCCTAGCTAACATTTATGCAAATGCTTCAATGTGGAAGGATGTTGCAAGGGTTAGAACTGCTATGGAGAAGAAAGGCCTCCAAAAGACTCCTGGATGGAGTATTGTGCAGCTCAAGAATGAGATTCATACCTTCTATTCTGGAAGCACAAATCACCAGCAGGCAAAGGACATTTATGCAAGGTTGGCTAAGCTAATAGAAGAGATCAAAGCTGTGGGGTATATGCCGGACACTGATTCTATACATGATGTAGAAGATGATGTCAAGGCACAGTTACTCAACACCCACAGCGAGAAACTTGCCATTGCATATGGACTCATCCGCACATCCCCTGGTACAACAATTCAGATAAAGAAGAACCTCCGCGTCTGTAACGACTGTCACAATGCAACCAAGTTAATATCTCTAGTGACAGGACGGGAAATAATCATGAGAGATATTCAACGATTTCACCATTTTAAGGATGGTAAATGTTCATGTGGAGACTACTGGTAG
- the LOC119327763 gene encoding GDSL esterase/lipase At5g45910-like gives MGSGGRLVLAALVAVALAILHPSAEVASLRGGEPFESIFAFGDSFTDTGNNPIVFGWYNVFDVVMRPPYGMTSFGGLPTGRNCNGRLIIDFIAQGLGLPLVPPYLSHKGSFQQGANFAVGGATALNSSFFHIGDPPGASPFPLNTSLEVQLGWFEELKPSLCQTDQECKDFFGRSLFFVGEFGINDYHYSFGKKSMQEIRSFVPDLIQTISIGAERVIEHGAKTLVVPGMIPSGCAPPILVTFEDADASEYDATTGCLKEPNEIVKLHNSLLRDAVQKLQEEHPDVTIIHTDLFNHVMEMVKAPEKFGIKKDDVLRVCCGGRGRYHYNLSVACGDEAATTCEDPSTYLFWDGVHLTEAAYHYIAEDWLNTIVSSLPTTLSS, from the exons ATGGGTAGTGGTGGAAGGTTGGTGTTGGCTGCCTTGGTGGCGGTGGCGCTCGCCATCTTGCACCCATCGGCTGAGGTGGCCTCCCTCCGTGGTGGCGAACCGTTCGAATCCATCTTCGCCTTTGGCGACTCCTTCACGGACACAGGCAACAACCCCATCGTCTTCGGCTGGTACAACGTCTTTGACGTCGTGATGCGCCCTCCCTACGGCATGACCTCCTTTGGCGGCCTCCCCACTGGCCGCAACTGCAACGGCCGCCTCATCATTGACTTCATCG CTCAAGGCCTAGGCTTGCCTCTCGTGCCACCGTACCTGTCACACAAGGGGAGCTTCCAGCAGGGCGCAAACTTCGCCGTTGGTGGCGCCACCGCTCTCAACTCCAGCTTCTTCCACATCGGGGACCCTCCCGGCGCCAGCCCGTTTCCCCTCAACACCAGCCTCGAAGTGCAGCTAGGCTGGTTCGAGGAGCTCAAGCCTTCCTTGTGCCAAACGGACCAAG AGTGCAAGGATTTCTTTGGCAGATCACTCTTCTTCGTGGGTGAGTTCGGGATCAACGACTACCACTACTCCTTTGGGAAGAAGAGCATGCAAGAAATCAGATCATTCGTGCCAGATCTCATCCAGACCATCTCCATAGGTGCCGAG AGAGTGATCGAGCATGGGGCGAAGACTCTGGTCGTCCCTGGGATGATCCCGTCCGGATGCGCGCCGCCGATCCTCGTCACCTTCGAGGACGCCGATGCTTCGGAATACGACGCCACCACCGGCTGTCTCAAGGAGCCCAACGAGATCGTGAAGCTCCACAACTCTCTGCTGCGAGACGCCGTCCAGAAGCTGCAGGAGGAGCACCCcgatgtgaccatcatccacacTGACCTGTTCAACCACGTTATGGAGATGGTCAAGGCGCCTGAGAAATTCG GGATTAAAAAAGACGATGTTCTTAGAGTTTGCTGTGGAGGACGTGGGAGGTACCACTACAACCTCTCGGTCGCTTGTGGTGATGAAGCCGCGACGACGTGCGAAGATCCGTCCACTTATCTATTCTGGGACGGTGTCCACCTGACGGAGGCAGCTTACCACTACATTGCTGAAGATTGGCTCAACACCATAGTAAGCAGTCTGCCTACAACACTTAGCTCTTAA
- the LOC119334066 gene encoding B3 domain-containing protein Os06g0194400-like, which translates to MAGAVAYEEQRRRQVEENRRKLDQLKLHHLSAALRDAAVDPKPSPVKSAKRKPRGPPPGDAPPRRSGRVASLPEQPNYRFEDTYGVLEKSIRGSRTHTTRSDLIDRVYATEEARTYATDMAEQLQGKLDPRHPSFVKPMTQSHVTGGFWLGLPKQFCTRHLPKRDEWITLVDEKGAESDSYYLARKWGLSAQWKAFAINHKLVDGDCLVFERIDRAKFKVHIIRQSSYYK; encoded by the exons ATGGCCGGAGCGGTCGCGTACGAGGAGCAGCGCCGGAGGCAAGTGGAAGAGAACAGGCGCAAGCTCGACCAGCTCAAGCTGCACCACCTCTCCGCCGCCCTCAgggacgccgccgtcgaccccAAGCCCTCGCCG GTCAAATCTGCGAAGCGGAAGCCTCGAGGGCCGCCGCCGGGGGACGCCCCGCCCCGCCGCTCCGGCCGCGTCGCCAGCCTCCCCGAGCAGCCCAACTACCGGTTCGAG GATACCTATGGTGTCCTTGAGAAGAGTATCAG GGGGAGCAGGACGCACACCACAAGGAGCGACTTGATTGATCGAGTCTACGCGACCGAAGAAGCCAGAACCTATGCCACCGACATGGCCGAACAGCTGCAGGGCAAGCTGGACCCCCGCCACCCCAGTTTTGTCAAGCCCATGACCCAGTCTCATGTCACCGGAGGCTTCTGGCTA GGCCTCCCCAAGCAGTTCTGCACCAGGCATCTCCCAAAGCGTGATGAGTGGATCACTCTGGTGGATGAGAAGGGTGCTGAGTCCGATTCGTACTACCTTGCGCGCAAGTGGGGCCTCAGCGCCCAGTGGAAAGCGTTTGCCATCAATCACAAGCTGGTCGATGGTGACTGCCTGGTGTTCGAGCGCATTGACCGGGCAAAGTTCAAG GTCCACATTATCAGACAAAGTTCATATTATAAGTAA